The proteins below come from a single Triticum aestivum cultivar Chinese Spring chromosome 5D, IWGSC CS RefSeq v2.1, whole genome shotgun sequence genomic window:
- the LOC123119541 gene encoding sirohydrochlorin ferrochelatase, chloroplastic yields the protein MHPVSISFQPFTATPAGNFPSRTTNVRSRRDFVKLPTVERSSGYRAMNSGPNSASRSEMTGEQDYAVGENDGVIIVDHGSRRQESNLMLNDFVTMFRARTGYRIVEPAHMELAEPTIKEAFGKCVQQGASRIIVSPYFLSPGRHWKQDIPSLAAEASKQHSNVAYIVTAPLGLHELMVDIMNDRIKYCLRHVAGDADECAVCAGTGKCHLYS from the exons ATGCACCCTGTGTCAATCTCCTTTCAACCATTCACTGCAACTCCAGCGGGCAATTTTCCCTCAAG GACCACTAATGTGAGGTCTCGCCGTGATTTTGTCAAGTTGCCGACAGTTGAAAGAAGTAGTGGATACCGTGCCATGAATTCCGGACCAAATTCTGCTTCCAGGTCTGAAATGACTGGGGAACAGGATTATGCTGTGGGAGAGAATGATGGTGTGATCATAGTCGACCATGGGTCACGGCGACAGGAATCTAATCTCATGCTAA ACGATTTTGTTACTATGTTCAGGGCAAGGACTGGCTACAGGATTGTTGAGCCTGCTCACATG GAGCTCGCTGAGCCTACCATTAAAGAAGCATTTGGAAAATGTGTCCAGCAAGGAGCATCCCGCATTATTGTCAGCCCATATTTCCTCTCACCTGGACGGCACTGGAAACAA GATATACCTTCTTTAGCAGCAGAAGCCTCTAAACAGCACTCTAACGTGGCCTACATTGTCACTGCTCCTCTTGGATTGCATGAGCTTATGGTG GATATTATGAATGACCGCATCAAGTACTGCCTGAGGCACGTTGCAGGCGATGCCGATGAGTGTGCAGTATGTGCTGGGACTGGAAAGTGCCACCTCTACTCCTGA